The following proteins are co-located in the Paludibaculum fermentans genome:
- a CDS encoding winged helix-turn-helix domain-containing protein, which yields MNLNGNVLERRRIYKFGAFGLDASAKILLREGEPLHLTRKAAETLLILVEQSPQVVTKEELIAAIWPDRVVDEANLAQNIAVVRKALNVEKGAAGYIETFAGRGYRILGPVTCHEEPARSSELHPPVLTEPELAVPTTPGQRPSKDRRVFWWTLGPALAGVLILAVFLLWPQPAPVPPHITPVTRLGGKEYQPSISPDGTTVAYLWEQGVGKPAQIWIQPAGGAPRLLSAAPGSYSSPTWAPDGRSIACLRFRESAGELVVLPVNGGAERVITPVLATRYGLSNPHLAWSPRGDTIAMDDAVNQSQPLGIFLVSVGTGQKSRLTQPEDLIIGDIDPRFSPDGSNVSFVRAYHRAYQELFSVPTTGGEPRKLTSDIREISAQGWSSDNRTIFFASNRGGEFRIWRLEPGHAPVPTGVYAEFPIQFSFSLKTHSLIYTVVQSDPNIWRLSVNAPHTWTRLIASTGQDASPQYSPDGARVAFRTDRTGEEQIWVSLADGSGPVQVTQGKLRPSVARWAPDGKSLIFNNSKTKELFVAREENGSWQVKPFGEIGVHPVYSPDGQWIYAGLDDSMVKFPAAGGKGQTVLQTRGLSLDIAPDGKALYFVREPADTQLWTGDLQSGKVSRVLEGLVPYCTSCWAVDTNGVYYLGVRTNNSSLQSIYFLDFKTHTARLVADYPEPILPIGIGPFSLSRDGKSLLTVRLDPSNSDLLRADVFP from the coding sequence TTGAATTTGAACGGTAACGTGTTGGAGAGACGGCGGATTTACAAGTTCGGCGCATTCGGTCTGGACGCCTCGGCGAAGATTCTTCTCCGCGAAGGCGAGCCGCTCCATCTCACCAGAAAAGCCGCCGAAACCCTACTGATTTTGGTAGAGCAGTCTCCTCAGGTTGTTACCAAGGAGGAGTTAATTGCTGCAATCTGGCCCGATCGGGTTGTTGATGAGGCGAATCTAGCCCAAAACATAGCGGTTGTCAGAAAAGCCCTGAATGTGGAGAAGGGCGCCGCCGGGTATATCGAGACCTTTGCGGGCCGAGGTTACCGCATTCTGGGTCCGGTTACCTGCCACGAAGAGCCGGCCCGCTCCTCCGAGCTTCACCCGCCAGTCCTCACCGAGCCGGAGTTGGCCGTGCCCACGACACCGGGTCAGCGCCCATCGAAAGATCGCCGTGTCTTCTGGTGGACCCTGGGGCCGGCACTGGCTGGAGTTCTGATATTGGCCGTTTTCCTGCTCTGGCCGCAGCCGGCTCCTGTCCCTCCGCACATCACCCCCGTGACGCGGCTGGGCGGTAAGGAATACCAGCCCTCCATTTCTCCCGATGGCACCACAGTGGCTTACCTGTGGGAGCAGGGGGTCGGAAAACCGGCCCAGATCTGGATCCAGCCTGCCGGCGGAGCACCCAGGCTCCTCAGCGCTGCTCCGGGTTCGTATTCCAGTCCAACCTGGGCGCCGGACGGTCGCTCCATCGCGTGCCTTCGATTCCGCGAGTCGGCTGGTGAGCTGGTGGTGCTGCCGGTGAACGGCGGCGCGGAGCGGGTGATTACGCCTGTCCTGGCGACTCGCTACGGCCTATCGAATCCTCATCTCGCCTGGTCACCGCGCGGTGACACCATCGCCATGGATGACGCTGTCAACCAAAGCCAGCCTTTGGGCATCTTCCTGGTCAGCGTCGGCACCGGGCAGAAATCACGCCTGACTCAGCCAGAGGACCTGATCATCGGGGACATCGATCCGCGCTTCTCGCCGGATGGCTCCAATGTTTCCTTCGTCCGCGCCTACCATCGCGCCTATCAGGAACTCTTCTCCGTGCCAACCACTGGCGGCGAGCCCCGCAAACTCACCTCCGATATCCGCGAGATCTCGGCGCAGGGCTGGTCTTCCGACAACCGGACGATCTTCTTCGCCTCCAATCGCGGGGGAGAATTCCGCATCTGGCGCCTGGAGCCGGGCCATGCCCCTGTGCCCACCGGCGTCTATGCCGAGTTCCCCATCCAGTTCTCCTTCTCGCTGAAGACGCATTCACTCATTTACACCGTAGTTCAGTCCGACCCGAATATCTGGCGCTTGAGCGTCAATGCGCCGCATACCTGGACCCGGTTGATCGCATCCACCGGGCAGGATGCATCGCCACAGTATTCCCCTGACGGTGCCCGCGTTGCTTTCCGCACAGACCGGACGGGCGAAGAGCAGATCTGGGTTTCCCTGGCCGATGGCAGCGGACCCGTCCAGGTCACCCAGGGCAAACTGCGTCCCTCCGTGGCACGTTGGGCTCCTGATGGGAAGTCGTTAATTTTCAATAACTCCAAGACGAAGGAGCTGTTCGTTGCCCGCGAGGAGAACGGCTCCTGGCAGGTGAAACCCTTCGGGGAGATCGGGGTGCATCCCGTCTATTCGCCCGATGGCCAGTGGATTTACGCCGGCCTGGACGATTCGATGGTCAAGTTCCCCGCGGCCGGCGGCAAAGGCCAGACCGTTCTGCAGACCCGCGGGCTGTCGCTCGACATCGCGCCCGACGGAAAAGCGCTCTATTTTGTGAGGGAGCCTGCCGACACCCAGTTGTGGACCGGCGATCTTCAGTCGGGCAAGGTGAGCCGGGTGCTGGAGGGGCTGGTCCCTTACTGCACCAGTTGCTGGGCGGTGGACACGAACGGAGTCTATTACCTGGGCGTGCGGACCAACAACTCGAGCCTGCAGTCCATCTACTTCCTGGACTTCAAAACCCATACGGCACGGTTGGTTGCCGATTACCCGGAGCCGATTCTGCCCATCGGCATCGGCCCGTTCTCGCTCTCCAGGGACGGCAAGTCGCTCTTGACGGTCCGGCTGGACCCCTCCAACAGCGACCTGCTCCGTGCCGATGTATTTCCCTAA
- a CDS encoding glycosyl hydrolase: MHHRRLGQAARLIALAVSAGVASSASSIDAIRASFAAPPPDSRIMMRWWWFGPAVTQHELQRELEVMKAGGIGGVEIQPVYPLALDNPEQKIRNLPFLSAEFLDSVKFAAETGRRLGLRVDMTLGSGWPYGGPHIPLPLAAGRLRVERGATAPVLKEGESLVAAFADQNLFFIAGHTGMKVKRASAGAEGLVLDHYNRAALDKHLQAVGEPLLKAFGGNPPYAVFNDSLEVFGSDWTTDLLAEFQKRRGYDLKPNLPALVGELTVEKGAIRNDWALTLTELVEERFLAPAREWAHAHGTLFRSQTYGTPPVTLSSQRFVDLADGEQPHWRQFSATRWASSANHILGKPVTATETWTWLHSPTFAATPLDIKAEADRHFLQGVNQLIGHGWPYSPESAGKPGWGFYAAASFNDNNPWWIVMPDVSAYLQRLSWLLRQGKPANDVALYVPVGDTRARFTAGSGRVSIDRQMGEVTGPEVIPQILDAGFGFDGVDDGLLEQALASGGYRIVVLPNVERIPLSSYRWLERFAAGGGLLVAVRRKPSLGPGLLDAENEARQIREISARLFDAAGAPGRFVADDKNLGAALTASRTPDLTWAPANPQLGFAHRKLADSEIYFVANTSNQAYTGKVRFRVEGLKPEWLDPLSGRTLALGDEITLPPYSSLVAILSTGAKPAVPAKSATSGGMDLSTDWKVSFEGLDKSVSMDRLRSWTEDAATRHFSGTAVYEKAVTVSKQLSGDRVVLDFGEATPIPESRSANGMRAWLQAPVRDAAVVYVNGQRAGSVWAPPYRVELTGLLKEGRNELRVVVANTSINRLASQGEPDYKAVAAKYGERFQMQDMRNLKPELSGLLGRIRLVAE, from the coding sequence ATGCACCATCGCCGCCTGGGCCAAGCAGCCCGTCTCATCGCCCTGGCCGTGTCGGCCGGTGTCGCGTCGTCCGCCTCGTCCATTGATGCAATTCGAGCTTCATTCGCCGCGCCGCCGCCTGATAGCAGGATCATGATGCGGTGGTGGTGGTTCGGTCCGGCGGTCACGCAGCACGAGTTGCAGCGCGAGTTGGAGGTCATGAAAGCGGGCGGCATCGGGGGCGTCGAGATACAGCCGGTCTACCCCTTGGCCCTGGACAACCCGGAACAGAAGATCCGCAATCTGCCATTCCTGTCGGCAGAGTTCCTGGATTCCGTGAAGTTCGCGGCGGAAACCGGGCGAAGGTTGGGTCTGCGGGTCGACATGACCTTGGGCAGTGGTTGGCCTTATGGTGGTCCGCACATCCCCCTGCCCCTAGCGGCTGGCAGGCTACGGGTGGAGCGAGGAGCGACGGCTCCCGTGCTCAAGGAAGGCGAATCACTGGTCGCAGCGTTCGCCGACCAGAACCTTTTCTTTATAGCTGGCCACACGGGCATGAAGGTGAAGCGGGCCTCAGCAGGTGCGGAGGGGTTGGTTCTCGACCACTACAACCGGGCGGCCCTCGACAAACACTTGCAGGCGGTGGGGGAACCACTGCTGAAAGCCTTTGGCGGAAACCCGCCGTACGCCGTCTTCAATGACAGCCTCGAAGTTTTTGGCTCGGATTGGACCACTGACCTGCTGGCGGAGTTCCAGAAGAGACGCGGCTACGATCTCAAGCCGAACCTGCCGGCCCTGGTCGGTGAGCTCACGGTGGAGAAGGGCGCCATTCGAAACGACTGGGCCCTGACGCTTACTGAACTGGTGGAAGAGCGATTCCTTGCGCCGGCCCGGGAGTGGGCCCATGCGCACGGAACGCTCTTCCGGTCGCAGACTTACGGCACTCCGCCCGTTACTCTTTCCAGCCAGCGGTTTGTCGACCTGGCCGACGGCGAGCAACCGCACTGGCGGCAGTTCAGCGCCACCAGATGGGCCTCGTCGGCCAACCACATTCTGGGAAAGCCTGTCACGGCGACCGAGACGTGGACGTGGCTGCATTCGCCTACTTTCGCGGCCACGCCGCTGGACATCAAGGCGGAAGCCGACCGGCATTTCCTGCAGGGCGTGAACCAACTTATCGGTCATGGCTGGCCCTATTCGCCTGAGAGCGCAGGCAAGCCCGGCTGGGGCTTCTACGCCGCCGCATCGTTTAACGACAACAACCCGTGGTGGATCGTGATGCCCGATGTATCCGCCTATCTGCAGCGCCTCAGTTGGCTGCTGCGGCAGGGCAAACCGGCCAACGACGTGGCGTTGTATGTGCCCGTCGGCGATACGCGCGCGCGGTTTACGGCTGGTTCGGGCCGGGTCTCCATCGACCGCCAGATGGGCGAAGTGACCGGGCCCGAGGTGATTCCGCAGATCCTGGACGCCGGCTTTGGCTTCGACGGCGTCGACGACGGCCTGTTGGAGCAGGCCCTGGCTAGCGGCGGCTACCGCATCGTGGTGCTGCCGAATGTGGAACGGATCCCCCTGTCAAGCTACCGCTGGTTGGAACGGTTTGCGGCTGGTGGCGGACTTCTAGTGGCAGTGAGGCGTAAGCCTTCGCTGGGCCCGGGGTTGCTGGATGCGGAGAATGAGGCCAGGCAGATTCGGGAGATCTCAGCCAGGCTGTTCGACGCCGCCGGCGCCCCGGGCCGTTTTGTCGCCGATGACAAGAACCTCGGGGCGGCACTCACCGCATCGAGGACTCCGGATTTGACGTGGGCTCCGGCCAATCCCCAACTGGGATTCGCACACCGGAAACTGGCGGACAGCGAAATCTATTTCGTCGCCAATACGAGCAATCAGGCTTATACGGGCAAAGTACGATTCCGGGTGGAGGGTCTCAAGCCTGAGTGGTTGGATCCGCTTTCGGGCAGGACCCTCGCGCTCGGAGATGAGATCACACTGCCTCCCTACTCGTCATTAGTGGCGATTCTCTCCACCGGCGCAAAGCCAGCCGTACCCGCGAAGTCCGCCACGAGCGGGGGCATGGATCTCAGCACTGACTGGAAGGTCAGCTTTGAAGGGCTGGACAAGTCTGTTTCGATGGACCGGTTGAGGTCGTGGACGGAGGACGCGGCGACGCGCCATTTCTCCGGCACGGCGGTGTACGAGAAGGCGGTTACGGTTTCGAAGCAGCTGAGCGGCGACCGCGTGGTGCTGGACTTCGGTGAAGCCACGCCGATTCCGGAATCGCGCAGCGCGAACGGCATGCGGGCCTGGCTGCAGGCGCCGGTGCGGGATGCCGCTGTGGTTTATGTGAATGGACAACGGGCCGGGTCGGTGTGGGCGCCACCCTATCGGGTGGAGCTCACGGGCCTGTTGAAGGAAGGCCGGAATGAGTTGCGGGTGGTCGTGGCCAATACGTCGATCAACCGCCTGGCCAGCCAGGGTGAGCCGGACTACAAAGCAGTCGCGGCCAAGTACGGCGAACGGTTCCAAATGCAGGATATGCGCAACCTGAAGCCGGAGCTTTCCGGGCTTTTGGGCCGTATCAGGCTGGTGGCGGAATGA
- a CDS encoding carboxypeptidase-like regulatory domain-containing protein codes for MKSRIFSLIAIFVLLTGLPAWAQDARGTILGKITDPSGAVLPGATVVVANSAMGYKLTLTTNSDGLYTAPLLSPGVYQVEVTAAGFKKATRSGIEVRIADRLDISIALEIGTQDQSVTITSDLPLLNAESASTGTVIDSKRVANLPLSYGNPFLLIGLTAGVTFNGSVRLDRPFEPTHIVNYSMGGTRGNLNDLTIDGAPSTATANANEVTASYVPPTDIVQEFKVQTATFDAQFGQTQGGVTNISIKSGTNDLHGSAGYSFYRPNMLANDFFNNKSGLPTPNFEFNRWGGSISGPVVLPKIYNGHNKTFFLWGYEGIRDSRPRHDDTSNTVPTAAMHDGDFSALLASGSTYAIYDPATRVKLANGRYQQTPFAGNIVPKARFDAVGKAILDWYPTTPKSAGDAVGIGNFRDASLAETADYYNNTVRVDQNLGDRQRLFVRISQYRRDSLYNDYFGNAFTGTQFLFDSKAGMIDHVITLSPTMVLNTRYSYNRFIRGSDGPASGEGFDVTKLGFSQQFAKQVPTDIARFPRVNLTGYISNGFTGELRPVNNHTASATLTKSAGKHNIRTGFEFRVYQEADKFFSNAQSGQFTFDSTWTKGPLDNASASPSSIGQSVAALLLGLPGSGSIARSADYIEASKSWGFFIQDDFKLSRKLTLNIGVRYEFETPLKERYNRSALGFDPNYTQSISAAAQANYASIYPNISGGFAQLPPSAFALRGGMTFAGVNGNDGGLYNTPKNVFLPRIGFAYQLDSKTVIRSGFGMFAGFLGERRGDVIQNGFSQNTNMVLTRDSGLTWATTLANPFPDGVSEPRGAADGYATYLGQSFSFFNQNPKLPMTNRWEFSVQRELKGYSLEASYIGSKTNHIEVSTASGTSSSLGRNINALPLQYWSTSRVRDDVNNNYLSANISNPLVGLVPGNTQGTYTSAQISRQTLLSPYPAFGSNSITTSDNSGYSWYHSMQISLQKRFSKGYTVMGSYTLSKWMQATNLLNAADPLPIREISDADAPHRINISGIWELPFGKGKPMLSNSNGFVSRLVGGWQASGIWSLQSGFPLAWANSIYYGNPADILLPQDQRTPDHWFNVSGFETVSTKQLLSNQLRWWPLRFAQLRRQRQNNVDLALIKDTRIREGMNFQFRAEALNAFNHPYFPAPNMTVTTAQSAGATGFGQINASTQDNYARRLQLTARFTF; via the coding sequence ATGAAGAGTCGCATTTTCTCGCTTATTGCGATATTCGTCCTGCTGACGGGCCTACCGGCCTGGGCGCAGGATGCCAGAGGCACCATACTCGGAAAGATCACTGATCCGAGCGGAGCCGTATTGCCTGGCGCCACGGTCGTGGTAGCCAACTCGGCCATGGGCTATAAATTGACGTTGACGACGAATTCAGACGGCCTGTACACAGCGCCGCTGCTTTCGCCTGGTGTGTATCAGGTGGAGGTCACCGCGGCTGGCTTTAAAAAGGCCACTCGCAGCGGAATCGAAGTCCGCATCGCGGACCGCCTCGACATCAGCATTGCGCTCGAGATCGGTACGCAGGACCAGTCGGTCACCATCACGTCGGACCTGCCGCTGTTGAACGCGGAATCCGCCTCCACCGGCACTGTCATCGACTCCAAGCGGGTCGCCAACCTGCCGCTGTCTTACGGCAACCCGTTCCTGCTCATCGGCCTGACCGCCGGCGTCACCTTCAACGGCAGCGTCCGCCTGGACCGTCCGTTCGAGCCCACGCACATCGTCAACTACTCGATGGGCGGCACGCGCGGCAACCTGAACGACCTAACCATCGACGGCGCGCCTTCCACGGCCACGGCCAACGCCAACGAAGTGACGGCTTCCTACGTTCCTCCGACGGACATCGTGCAGGAATTCAAGGTGCAGACGGCCACGTTCGATGCCCAGTTCGGCCAGACCCAGGGCGGCGTAACCAACATCAGCATCAAGTCCGGCACAAACGACCTCCACGGCAGCGCCGGGTATTCGTTCTACCGGCCCAACATGCTGGCCAACGATTTCTTCAACAACAAGTCGGGCCTGCCCACGCCGAACTTCGAGTTCAATCGCTGGGGCGGCTCGATCAGCGGCCCGGTCGTGCTCCCGAAGATCTACAACGGCCACAACAAGACATTCTTCCTGTGGGGCTATGAAGGCATCAGGGACTCTCGGCCCCGCCATGACGACACATCGAATACGGTGCCCACGGCGGCCATGCACGACGGCGATTTCTCCGCCCTTCTGGCCAGCGGCTCCACCTATGCCATCTACGATCCAGCCACCCGCGTGAAGCTCGCCAACGGCCGCTATCAGCAGACCCCGTTCGCCGGCAACATCGTTCCGAAAGCGCGTTTCGACGCCGTCGGAAAGGCGATCCTCGACTGGTATCCCACCACGCCGAAGTCAGCCGGTGATGCGGTCGGAATCGGGAACTTCCGCGACGCCAGCCTGGCGGAAACGGCCGACTACTACAACAACACGGTGCGCGTCGACCAGAACCTCGGCGACCGCCAGCGCTTGTTCGTCCGCATCAGCCAGTACCGCCGCGATTCGCTCTACAACGACTACTTCGGTAACGCATTCACCGGCACGCAGTTCCTGTTTGACTCCAAGGCAGGCATGATCGACCACGTCATCACGCTGTCGCCGACCATGGTGCTGAACACCCGCTACAGCTACAACCGGTTCATCCGCGGCTCCGACGGCCCGGCGTCGGGCGAAGGTTTTGATGTCACCAAGCTCGGCTTCTCCCAGCAGTTTGCCAAGCAGGTGCCCACCGACATCGCGCGCTTCCCGCGCGTCAACCTGACTGGCTACATCAGCAACGGCTTCACCGGCGAACTACGCCCCGTGAACAACCACACGGCGTCGGCCACACTGACCAAGTCCGCCGGCAAGCACAACATCCGCACGGGCTTTGAGTTCCGCGTCTACCAGGAAGCGGACAAGTTCTTCAGCAATGCCCAGAGCGGCCAGTTCACGTTCGACTCCACGTGGACCAAGGGCCCGCTGGACAACGCGTCGGCGTCGCCCAGCAGCATCGGGCAGTCAGTCGCCGCACTGCTCCTCGGCCTGCCTGGCTCGGGCAGCATCGCCCGGTCGGCGGACTATATTGAAGCCTCCAAGAGCTGGGGCTTCTTCATCCAGGACGACTTCAAGCTGAGCCGCAAGCTTACCTTGAACATCGGCGTCCGCTATGAGTTCGAAACGCCGCTGAAGGAGCGCTACAACCGCAGCGCCCTGGGCTTCGACCCGAACTACACCCAGAGCATCTCGGCCGCCGCGCAGGCCAACTATGCGAGCATCTACCCGAATATCTCGGGCGGGTTCGCGCAGCTTCCGCCCAGCGCCTTCGCGCTTAGGGGCGGCATGACCTTTGCGGGCGTGAACGGCAACGACGGCGGTCTTTACAACACGCCGAAGAACGTCTTTCTGCCGCGCATCGGTTTCGCCTACCAACTGGACAGCAAGACCGTTATCCGTTCGGGCTTCGGTATGTTCGCCGGCTTCCTCGGCGAGCGCCGCGGCGACGTCATTCAGAACGGCTTCAGCCAGAACACCAACATGGTGCTGACGCGGGATAGCGGCCTCACCTGGGCCACCACCCTTGCCAATCCCTTCCCGGACGGAGTCTCCGAGCCGAGAGGCGCCGCCGACGGCTACGCCACCTACCTGGGCCAGAGCTTCTCGTTCTTCAACCAGAATCCGAAGCTCCCCATGACCAACCGCTGGGAGTTCAGCGTCCAGCGCGAGCTCAAGGGCTACAGCCTGGAGGCCAGCTATATCGGCAGCAAGACCAATCACATCGAGGTCTCCACGGCCAGCGGAACTTCCTCGAGTCTGGGACGCAACATCAATGCGCTGCCGCTGCAGTATTGGAGCACCTCGCGCGTGCGCGACGACGTAAACAACAATTACCTCAGCGCCAATATCTCCAACCCGCTGGTGGGCTTGGTCCCCGGCAATACGCAAGGCACCTACACCAGCGCGCAAATCTCGCGGCAGACCCTGCTGTCGCCCTATCCCGCGTTTGGCTCCAACAGCATCACGACCAGCGACAACTCCGGCTACTCCTGGTACCACAGCATGCAGATCTCGCTCCAGAAGCGATTCAGCAAGGGCTACACGGTCATGGGGAGCTACACCCTGTCCAAGTGGATGCAGGCAACAAACCTGCTGAACGCGGCCGACCCGCTGCCCATTCGGGAAATCTCCGACGCCGACGCCCCGCACCGCATCAACATCAGCGGAATCTGGGAACTCCCGTTCGGCAAGGGCAAGCCCATGCTGTCGAACTCCAACGGCTTCGTCTCCCGCCTGGTCGGCGGATGGCAGGCCTCCGGCATCTGGTCGCTGCAGAGCGGCTTCCCGCTGGCCTGGGCCAACAGCATCTATTACGGCAACCCGGCCGATATCCTGCTGCCGCAGGATCAGCGCACACCTGACCATTGGTTCAATGTGAGCGGCTTTGAAACCGTCAGCACCAAGCAGTTGCTCAGCAACCAGCTCCGCTGGTGGCCGCTGCGCTTCGCGCAACTCCGCCGTCAGCGCCAGAACAATGTTGATCTGGCCCTGATCAAGGACACGCGCATTCGGGAAGGCATGAACTTCCAGTTCCGCGCGGAAGCGCTCAACGCCTTCAACCACCCGTATTTCCCCGCTCCGAACATGACGGTGACCACGGCCCAGAGCGCGGGCGCCACCGGCTTCGGCCAGATCAACGCCTCCACCCAGGACAATTACGCACGGCGCCTGCAGCTCACTGCACGCTTCACGTTCTAG
- a CDS encoding enoyl-ACP reductase FabI has protein sequence MSQLLKDKTTLVLGLANRWSIAYAIARAYRREGAGLILTYQGERQKDVVEELARDLDAQKLVCCDVTREDDIQHLTEMLKSEGIRLDAVVHSIAFANKEDLARPFYETSRDGFLLAQEVSCYSLVAISRAVAPVMTEGGSIMTLSYLGSQRVMTNYNVMGVAKAALEASVRYLASELGPRNIRVNAISAGPIKTASARGIKDFSKILDHVTETAPLRRTTDPAEVADAAVFLASELGRGVTGNIMYVDSGYQIMGI, from the coding sequence ATGTCTCAGTTGCTGAAAGACAAGACAACGCTCGTCCTGGGGCTGGCAAACCGCTGGTCCATCGCCTACGCGATCGCCCGCGCCTACCGCCGGGAAGGCGCCGGACTGATCCTCACTTACCAGGGGGAAAGGCAAAAGGACGTAGTGGAAGAGCTGGCCCGCGACCTTGATGCTCAGAAACTGGTCTGCTGCGATGTGACCCGCGAGGATGACATCCAGCATTTGACGGAGATGTTGAAGTCGGAAGGCATCCGGCTCGATGCCGTTGTTCATTCCATTGCCTTTGCCAACAAGGAAGACCTGGCGCGGCCGTTCTACGAGACCTCGCGGGACGGGTTCCTGCTGGCACAGGAAGTCTCCTGTTACTCTCTGGTGGCGATCTCCCGGGCCGTTGCGCCCGTCATGACGGAAGGCGGGTCGATCATGACACTGTCCTACCTGGGCAGCCAGCGTGTCATGACCAACTACAACGTGATGGGCGTGGCCAAAGCCGCTCTGGAAGCCAGCGTGCGGTACCTGGCGAGTGAACTGGGTCCGCGGAACATTCGTGTGAACGCAATTTCAGCCGGTCCTATCAAGACCGCTTCGGCTCGCGGCATTAAGGATTTTTCGAAGATTCTGGATCATGTGACGGAGACCGCTCCCCTCCGGCGCACGACCGATCCGGCGGAAGTGGCCGACGCGGCTGTCTTCCTGGCGTCCGAATTGGGCCGCGGCGTGACGGGCAACATCATGTACGTCGACTCCGGCTATCAGATAATGGGCATTTAG
- a CDS encoding IPT/TIG domain-containing protein — protein MGLIKGSLQISVSRRISNAIDDSGFVQGVTFALQTPVGYTNLPVTVRPLDTSILIENFQFNMTSQGTFLVKVSGIRTEAGGTTQAYVQWLTNEQLPIPSPITTVGTSQTSLYATTLAASVYGTGPPLPQYLDFDNMIASGAGMATTRVTEGFGSAFVRRVTADTTNGMRVMIRLAGVPTGAKIVAPDAIAGSDAAIPTSSGQFGTNPTGGLYNPLAGNTLLLVRVRGAQPDGSGGFVVWTPSTGPQALFGVGEIDYQGSSPYVVYEVLDASSTTLESAQIPLWLFLPTDQFVTEGVVTQTVSLGPLSTLTGSVAGAPIPRYKAATVTNDCQLLGDCNANYFPKMEITPTRSPEDFSAPSGSAAQSGYVLVHNIGGGLLQWRVLTRYVNGAGWLTVANPSGANNATVRFDVLPKSLPEGLYEADLVFQNVNPYSGSVEEQFVHVKLTVTAPLPEQPPPAPAPTITNVVTPGSRWGMPFAPGALVVLLGTNFTDQTTVTMRGRPASIVLVSATELTVQVPVDLTPGPAPVVATNSGSASVAYGVDIVAISPDLLFILNSDDETNSADRPAETGKTLQLFITGLASAIHPVKVRIHDRWMDATPEPTLQLGVDLLKVTIPADLPTMQSDTMVCAQVSETLDGVCSVARNIWLKETAQ, from the coding sequence ATGGGCCTCATCAAGGGCTCGCTCCAGATTTCCGTGAGCCGGCGCATCTCGAATGCGATTGACGATTCGGGTTTCGTCCAGGGCGTTACGTTCGCCCTGCAGACGCCCGTCGGGTATACGAATCTGCCGGTTACGGTGCGCCCGCTGGATACTTCGATCCTGATCGAGAACTTCCAGTTCAATATGACGTCACAGGGTACGTTCCTCGTCAAAGTGAGCGGCATCCGGACGGAAGCCGGTGGAACCACGCAGGCCTATGTGCAGTGGCTCACCAATGAGCAGTTGCCCATCCCTTCGCCCATCACCACGGTGGGCACGTCGCAGACATCGCTCTATGCGACCACCCTGGCGGCCTCAGTATACGGCACCGGACCGCCGCTGCCGCAGTACCTGGACTTCGACAACATGATCGCCAGCGGCGCCGGCATGGCGACCACGCGTGTCACTGAAGGGTTTGGTTCGGCCTTTGTACGCCGGGTCACGGCGGACACGACAAACGGCATGCGCGTCATGATCCGCCTGGCGGGTGTACCCACCGGAGCGAAGATCGTCGCCCCCGACGCCATCGCCGGCAGCGACGCGGCCATCCCCACCTCCAGCGGCCAATTCGGCACCAATCCTACGGGCGGCCTGTACAATCCGCTCGCCGGCAACACGCTGCTGCTGGTGAGGGTGCGCGGGGCCCAACCCGACGGCAGCGGCGGGTTCGTCGTGTGGACGCCCAGCACCGGCCCGCAGGCCCTGTTTGGCGTGGGAGAGATCGACTACCAGGGTTCGTCTCCCTATGTCGTGTATGAAGTGCTGGACGCCAGTTCCACCACGCTGGAATCGGCGCAGATCCCGCTCTGGCTGTTCCTGCCCACCGATCAGTTCGTCACCGAAGGCGTGGTCACCCAGACGGTGAGCCTGGGACCGCTCTCCACCCTCACGGGCTCGGTCGCGGGGGCGCCCATTCCGCGCTACAAAGCCGCCACCGTCACCAACGACTGCCAGTTGCTGGGCGACTGCAACGCGAACTACTTCCCCAAGATGGAGATCACGCCCACCCGCTCGCCCGAGGACTTCAGCGCGCCCTCCGGCTCTGCCGCGCAATCGGGTTACGTTTTGGTCCACAACATCGGCGGCGGCCTGTTGCAATGGCGGGTCCTGACCCGATACGTCAACGGTGCGGGCTGGTTGACCGTCGCCAACCCCAGCGGCGCCAACAACGCCACGGTGCGCTTCGACGTCCTGCCGAAGTCTCTGCCCGAGGGGCTGTATGAAGCTGACCTGGTCTTCCAGAACGTCAATCCCTACTCCGGCAGCGTGGAAGAGCAGTTCGTTCACGTCAAGCTGACCGTCACGGCTCCGCTGCCCGAACAGCCTCCGCCCGCTCCGGCCCCCACCATCACCAACGTCGTGACGCCGGGCTCCCGCTGGGGCATGCCGTTCGCCCCAGGCGCGCTCGTTGTCCTGCTCGGCACCAACTTCACAGACCAGACCACGGTGACGATGCGGGGCCGTCCGGCCTCCATTGTCCTGGTCTCCGCAACGGAACTCACAGTGCAGGTCCCGGTGGACCTGACACCGGGCCCGGCTCCGGTGGTCGCCACCAACTCCGGCAGCGCCAGCGTGGCCTATGGCGTCGACATCGTGGCCATCTCGCCCGACCTGCTGTTCATTCTCAACAGCGATGACGAGACGAACAGCGCCGACCGGCCCGCCGAAACAGGCAAGACGCTGCAACTCTTCATCACTGGTTTGGCCAGTGCTATTCATCCGGTGAAAGTGCGAATTCACGACCGCTGGATGGACGCAACACCGGAACCCACGCTGCAATTGGGGGTTGATCTCCTGAAAGTGACCATCCCGGCGGATCTGCCCACCATGCAATCCGACACCATGGTCTGCGCCCAAGTCTCGGAAACCTTGGACGGGGTTTGTAGTGTGGCGAGGAACATCTGGTTGAAGGAGACCGCCCAATAG